The region GCTCTCGAGCCCCAGGCGGATGCCTTCGCTCAAGCGCCCCACCGTGGCCATGGCAAACCGCATGGCGCGATACATGAAACGTCGCGGGCTGAGCCACGGCAGGCCGGCCTTGTGCCATTCGTACCGCTCGCGGCTCGCGCCGCGAACGTGCGCGTCGAGCAGGTGCCGGCGGTCGACTTGATGGGCGAAACATGTGTTGATGAAGTGCGAGATGTCGTCGTGCACGGTCGCGCGACCCTGCTCGTACAGCAGCCCGTGATAGGCGTCGCGATACACCCGAACCGAGCGGAGCGGGTGAGGCAGCTTGCGATACAGGCGGCGCATGGGCAGGTTCTTGACGACCCAGTCGGCACGGGCGCTCATCACCATGGTCGGCGGCTCGATGTCCGCCGCGAGGCGCACCAGACGCTCGGCGCTCTCATAGAGACCGAGCAGCACGTTGACGGCGATGCGCTTCGTGATGCGCGGGTCGGTGTCGTAGGCGCGGGCCTCGGCGGCGTCGTGGGTGAGCACCCTTCCGGTGACATAGCTGTCGATGCAGGGCTGCGGTCGACCGAGACGCTCTGAGAGCCGCTGCAGCACGGTCAGGCCCTGACGTGCGAAAGGCACGAAGAGCTTGACGTGAAGTGCCGGCGTCACCAGCACCAGAGCGCGCAGGCGGGGCGCGTAGTCGAGTGCCCAGCGCCCCACCACGACAGCCCCCACGCTGTGGGCCACCACGGCGGTGCTCTCCTCATCGAGGCCGTGCTCCGCCTTCAAGAAGGTGAAGAAGGCATCGACGTCACGCACCAGATCGCTGAAGTGACGGGCATGGCCTCGGGGGCCCGGGCTCTCGCCGTGGCCGCGAGCGTCCCAGGCGTAGAAGGCAGTGCCTGCAGGCTGGGTCTGCGCCAGTCGCTCGACCAGCTCGCTCAGACGCGCACCGTACTCGTGGCCTCGATGGAAGAGAACCACGCTGCGCGTGACCCCGACATCGGGCAGCCAGGCCCGATAGACGAGATGCGCGCCGTCAAAGCTGGGGAAGGTGTTCTTCTCAACCTGCATTCGAGGTTCTTTCTCGGGGCGGCGACGACTCGCCTGCCGAACCCGTGAGGCGCGAGGAATGCCTCTCAGGCGACGCGAACACCCGCCCATGCACATGCACGTCGACCCCCAGATCGGCTGGCTCATGCGCGGCGTCACCGGCCTGCTCGTCACCGCGTCGGCCGTTACCGCCGTCTTGAAGCGGCGACAGGGCGAGCAGCGCAGCGAGGTGATCGCAAACCTCGAAGCGCGGGTACGTGCGTGGTGGGTGATGGTGGGGGTGGTGGGCCTGGCCCTCGCGGTAGGCCCGATGGGTTCGGTGCTGCTGTTCGCCGCCGTCTCCGTGATGGCGCTGCGCGAGTTCATCCCCCTTGTGCTGGGCGGCCGGGCCGACCGTGTGACCATGCTCTGGATCTACGCGGTGTTCACTCCGCTGCAGTACGTGCTCGTGGCCACGCAGTGGTACGGGTTCTTTGTCGTGGCCATCCCGGTCTACGCCTTCGTCCTGCTCCCCGCACACACCGCCCTCCGCGGCAGGGGAGAGGCGTTTCTCGAGCGCACCGCCGAAGCGCAGTGGGCCCTGGTGGTGTGCGTGTACTGCGTGAGCCACATCCCCGCGCTGCTCATGCTCGACATCAATGGCTATGCCGGACAGAACGCGAAGCTGCTGCTCTACCTGCTCATCGTGGCGCAGCTGAGCGATGTGCTGCAGTACGTTTGGGGAAAGCTCATCGGCCGGCACAAGGTGGCCCCCGTCATCAGCCCGAACAAGACCGTCGAGGGGCTGTGGGGCGGCATGCTCTCCGCCACCGCCGTGGGCGCGGCCCTGTGGCGCTTCACGCCCTTCACGCTGGGGCAGGCGGCGGGCCTGTCGTTCCTCATCACGGTGAGCGGATTCCTGGGAGGGCTCGTGATGTCGGCCATCAAGCGAGATCGGGGCGTGAAGGACTACGGCCAGCTCATCGAGGGTCACGGCGGCGTGATGGACCGCATCGACTCGCTCTGCTTCGCCGCCCCCATCTTCTTCCACGTCGTCCGGTATCTGTTCGCGTAACGCCATGCCGAGCGTCTACGACCTGAAGCCGGCCTTCCAGAACCTGCTGCGCCCCCTGGTGCGAGGGCTTGCCCAGAGCGGCGTCACCGCAAACCAGGTCACCGTAGCGGCCGTCGTTCTCTCGGGCATTGGGGGCGCGTGCATCGCGGTCGCCCCCCAGGCGAGCTGGCCCTTGCTGATGCTGCCGGCGGTGCTGCTGGCGCGCATGGCGCTCAACGCCATCGACGGCATGCTGGCGCGCGAGCACGGCATGCAATCGCGCCTCGGCGCCGTGCTCAACGAGATGGGGGACGTGGTGGCCGACACGATGCTGTACCTCCCCCTCGCCCTGGTGCCAGGGTTCTGCCCGTGGCTCGTGGTGCTCATGAACATCCTCGCGGTGATGAGCGAGATGATGGGCGTGGTCGCCGTGCAGATCGGAGCCAGCCGACGGTATGACGGCCCCATGGGCAAGAGCGACCGCGCCTTCTGGCTGTCGGTTGCCGCCCTCCTGCGAGGTCTCGGCGTGCCGCCCATCCTATGGCTGTTCGTGCTCCAGGCCGCGATGTGCGTGCTGCTGGTGAAGACCATCACGAACCGCGCCCGAGGCGCACTGGCCCAACGAGGCCATCATCCCTGACGAAGCCCTGATGGAGGGAGGTCGACGCGCCTCCTGACGCTTGGCATCCCCGCGTCTGCCGACCTGCTCCGCAGGGAAGACCGCGGGCGGACGGGTAGTTCTTCCTGCATCCCCTCGACGATGCGGAAAGAAGAGCCCCCGTGAACCGATGCCCGTTCAGTGATGGTGACGACAGCCCAGCCGCAGCCCCCGGCGCGCGGCAGACCGATTCGACAGGCCGCTCGCTCTCTCGCCGCGCCTTCCTCACGGGAGGGCTCGCCGCACTGGGCGCCCTCACCGCCGTGGCCGCGGGGGCGTCGCCACTCGGCACCCTCGTGGCGCACGCGGTGGAGACGACACCCTGGGTCGAACGCCCCTTCGTGGGCGACAGCTGGGAGCAGTGCCACGCCCTTCGCGACGGACAGGCATTCCCCCAGGGAGGGCGTCCCGAGGAGGTTGACGTCGTGGTCATCGGCGGCGGCATCAGCGGCCTCATCGCCGCCTACGAGCTCGCCCGCGAGCACGCGGTGCTGGTGCTCGAGAAGGAGCCCACGCCAGGAGGCAACTCGAGGCTCGGCACCTGGGGCGGGCTGCGCTACCCCATGGGGGCGCTCTACATCACGAAGCCCAACGCCGAAGAAGCCGCCTTCTTCAAAGACATCGGACTCGAAGCGAACCCCATCCCGGGCTCAGCCGACGCCCTGTACGACCGCGGGCAGTTCGTGCCCCACCTGTTCGGAGAAGGGGTCGACCACCTCCCCTACTCGGCCGAGGTGCGCCGCGCCTACAAGCGCGCGTGGAAGCACTTCGCCGCCATCAACGACTCCGACGACTATCCGGACCTGCCGCTGACGAGATCGACCCGCAAGGCGCGCGCGCTCGACACGATGACCTTCGCTGCGTACTGCCGCACCCATCGCA is a window of Pseudomonadota bacterium DNA encoding:
- a CDS encoding alpha/beta fold hydrolase, coding for MNSRSAITETAANSSTEPIGPTARARPTTPTITHHARTRASRFAITSLRCSPCRRFKTAVTADAVTSRPVTPRMSQPIWGSTCMCMGGCSRRLRGIPRASRVRQASRRRPEKEPRMQVEKNTFPSFDGAHLVYRAWLPDVGVTRSVVLFHRGHEYGARLSELVERLAQTQPAGTAFYAWDARGHGESPGPRGHARHFSDLVRDVDAFFTFLKAEHGLDEESTAVVAHSVGAVVVGRWALDYAPRLRALVLVTPALHVKLFVPFARQGLTVLQRLSERLGRPQPCIDSYVTGRVLTHDAAEARAYDTDPRITKRIAVNVLLGLYESAERLVRLAADIEPPTMVMSARADWVVKNLPMRRLYRKLPHPLRSVRVYRDAYHGLLYEQGRATVHDDISHFINTCFAHQVDRRHLLDAHVRGASRERYEWHKAGLPWLSPRRFMYRAMRFAMATVGRLSEGIRLGLESGFSSGRTLAYVYRDEAKGITPLGKVIDRTYLDSPGWAHIRVRRAQLQELVRRAVTLVGPRDAVRVFDLAGGPGHYLIDLAQAAPSLQVRVRDFDVGALAEGRQRAAALGVTRIAFEQGDAFDAESLATLGEGWQVGIISGLLELFPDNDPVRIALGGAARAIEPGGYLVYTNQPWHPQIELIAETLTHGDGRPWIMRCRSQAEMDELVRDAGFDKVAQLADDDAIFTVSLARRR
- a CDS encoding phosphatidate cytidylyltransferase, yielding MHVDPQIGWLMRGVTGLLVTASAVTAVLKRRQGEQRSEVIANLEARVRAWWVMVGVVGLALAVGPMGSVLLFAAVSVMALREFIPLVLGGRADRVTMLWIYAVFTPLQYVLVATQWYGFFVVAIPVYAFVLLPAHTALRGRGEAFLERTAEAQWALVVCVYCVSHIPALLMLDINGYAGQNAKLLLYLLIVAQLSDVLQYVWGKLIGRHKVAPVISPNKTVEGLWGGMLSATAVGAALWRFTPFTLGQAAGLSFLITVSGFLGGLVMSAIKRDRGVKDYGQLIEGHGGVMDRIDSLCFAAPIFFHVVRYLFA
- a CDS encoding CDP-alcohol phosphatidyltransferase family protein — translated: MPSVYDLKPAFQNLLRPLVRGLAQSGVTANQVTVAAVVLSGIGGACIAVAPQASWPLLMLPAVLLARMALNAIDGMLAREHGMQSRLGAVLNEMGDVVADTMLYLPLALVPGFCPWLVVLMNILAVMSEMMGVVAVQIGASRRYDGPMGKSDRAFWLSVAALLRGLGVPPILWLFVLQAAMCVLLVKTITNRARGALAQRGHHP